The proteins below come from a single Xiphophorus couchianus chromosome 20, X_couchianus-1.0, whole genome shotgun sequence genomic window:
- the sdc4 gene encoding syndecan-4 isoform X2, which yields MIFPLCLVLMLSASVLSESVRETETWMPMSTTQTVAMSTDGGDLEASGDSSNGSDFGFIDDEDDDYYDEDDVSGSGEGETESRPSAKPDFDNRIPDLPDPARPKDSEIDLVKNRNEIPPLGSEPETKEENPSNVLMSQAKGDSIFNKTEVLAAVIAGCAVFLMFAVLLILLLIYRMKKKDEGSYDLGKKPIYKKAPTTEIYA from the exons GTCAGGGAGACGGAGACATGGATGCCCATGAGCACCACGCAGACGGTTGCCATGTCGACGGACGGCGGCGACCTGGAGGCATCGGGAGACTCTTCGAACGGCTCCGACTTTGGTTTCATAGACGATGAAGACGACGATTATTACGATGAAGACGACGTGTCCGGATCCGGAGAAGGAG AAACCGAGTCCAGACCTTCAGCTAAG CCCGACTTTGATAACAGGATCCCTGACCTGCCGGACCCGGCGCGACCAAAAGACAGCGAGATTGACCTGGTGAAGAACAGAAACGAGATTCCTCCGCTGGGCAGCGAACCCGAAACCAAGGAGGAGAACCCGTCCAACGTCCTGATGTCCCAGGCCAAAGGGGACAGCATCTTCAACAAGACGGAGGTCCTGGCAG CTGTGATCGCGGGCTGCGCCGTCTTCCTCATGTTCGCCGTGCTCCTCATCCTCCTGCTCATCTACCGCATGAAGAAGAAGGACGAAGGCAGCTACGACCTGGGGAAGAAACCCATCTATAAGAAGGCCCCCACCACAGAGATCTACGCGTAG
- the sdc4 gene encoding syndecan-4 isoform X1, whose product MIFPLCLVLMLSASVLSESQVRETETWMPMSTTQTVAMSTDGGDLEASGDSSNGSDFGFIDDEDDDYYDEDDVSGSGEGETESRPSAKPDFDNRIPDLPDPARPKDSEIDLVKNRNEIPPLGSEPETKEENPSNVLMSQAKGDSIFNKTEVLAAVIAGCAVFLMFAVLLILLLIYRMKKKDEGSYDLGKKPIYKKAPTTEIYA is encoded by the exons CAGGTCAGGGAGACGGAGACATGGATGCCCATGAGCACCACGCAGACGGTTGCCATGTCGACGGACGGCGGCGACCTGGAGGCATCGGGAGACTCTTCGAACGGCTCCGACTTTGGTTTCATAGACGATGAAGACGACGATTATTACGATGAAGACGACGTGTCCGGATCCGGAGAAGGAG AAACCGAGTCCAGACCTTCAGCTAAG CCCGACTTTGATAACAGGATCCCTGACCTGCCGGACCCGGCGCGACCAAAAGACAGCGAGATTGACCTGGTGAAGAACAGAAACGAGATTCCTCCGCTGGGCAGCGAACCCGAAACCAAGGAGGAGAACCCGTCCAACGTCCTGATGTCCCAGGCCAAAGGGGACAGCATCTTCAACAAGACGGAGGTCCTGGCAG CTGTGATCGCGGGCTGCGCCGTCTTCCTCATGTTCGCCGTGCTCCTCATCCTCCTGCTCATCTACCGCATGAAGAAGAAGGACGAAGGCAGCTACGACCTGGGGAAGAAACCCATCTATAAGAAGGCCCCCACCACAGAGATCTACGCGTAG